The Paenarthrobacter aurescens region CACCCGGTTCAGAAGTTCATCAACTCGCTCGGTTGCGGGGTGGTCCGGGAGGTCCTGCTCGCCTGATTCGGAGGGCCGGCGTTGGGATTTCCTGTAGTTGTCGATGATGACGTTGCGAGCCGTCCGGAACAGGTAGCTCCGCAGGCTCCCCGTGATCTGCGGGGCGTGCTGCCACACCTTGAGGATGGTTTCCTGAACGACGTCGTCAGCCTGATGAGCATCGGAGGTGCAGCTGAGAACAAAGCGCTTCAGAGCTGTGCCGTGGTCGCGGTAAATCGCTGCCACCACGTCTTCGTCCAACGGCATAGTCACCTCCTTCTTCTGCCTCTCGCTTATACGACGACGCACGCATCGAAAAGGTTCAGCCCTCCAGTCGCCAAAAACGCGCCAAGCCTGCGAATAAGCATCCTGGCACAGTCAAAGTCTGTGCGCTGCAGCGTCGTCGCCCGCAAACCCTGGTGCAAGGCCCGGGCTAGGATCGGGAGATGAGCGAGACTTCTCATGCTAAGGCGGCCAAGACCTGGCAAACCATGGTGGACAGCAATCAGGCGTTGCTTCTGCGCAAGACCGGGAGGGACGTTCACTGGTGGGCAGCAGAGGGCCGAGCCAGAGGCCTGAAGAACGACGCCGAACTCCGGGACTGGATGCGCGAGGACCACGGCGTCACCGGCTACGCACAGTACGCGGTCTCGTGGGAGATGTTCGGCTATCCCGGGTTCATGCTCCGGGATGCCGACGAACTAATCGACGGACAATACGTCAACCACCCGCAGCTGCGTCCCATAGCCGACGCACTGCTGGCCTGGTCCGCCGAAACTGAAGGCGTGGAGATTCAAATGCGAAAAGGCTACGTATCGCTCCACAGCCCTCGTCGGAAGTTCGCCCAAGTCACCCGGGCCAACAACACCACCGTTGATGTGGTCCTCCGCCTGGATGCTCCAGCCGAAGGCAGACTTGAAGCAGTGAAGGTCCGTGAGGGAGACTTCTTCGACCGCCGCGTGCGGCTGAGATCAATGGACGACGTCGACGACGAGCTGCTCGGGTACCTCGCCAAGGCGCTGGATCAGAACAGCTAGACTGCAAGCCACTCATTGGGGGAGAGAACATGGCAGAGAAAACAACAACCAAGAACCCGCCGAACCTGGGGTTCCTCGCGCTGCAAGAAGTTGCGTGGGCTTTGGGCCTGACGGCCATGGTCATCAATGCAACAAGCCGCGGTGTGGACTGGATCTGGATTGGCCTTCTTGCCGGTTGGCAAGTGTCCATCATTTGGGGCTTCGTGAAGCTCCGCCG contains the following coding sequences:
- a CDS encoding sigma-70 family RNA polymerase sigma factor: MPLDEDVVAAIYRDHGTALKRFVLSCTSDAHQADDVVQETILKVWQHAPQITGSLRSYLFRTARNVIIDNYRKSQRRPSESGEQDLPDHPATERVDELLNRVLMEEALLRLSREHRQVLVALHYQRFTVSEAALQLNIPAGTVKSRAFYAVKALRTILDEMEVER
- a CDS encoding DUF5655 domain-containing protein, giving the protein MSETSHAKAAKTWQTMVDSNQALLLRKTGRDVHWWAAEGRARGLKNDAELRDWMREDHGVTGYAQYAVSWEMFGYPGFMLRDADELIDGQYVNHPQLRPIADALLAWSAETEGVEIQMRKGYVSLHSPRRKFAQVTRANNTTVDVVLRLDAPAEGRLEAVKVREGDFFDRRVRLRSMDDVDDELLGYLAKALDQNS